A stretch of the Poseidonibacter parvus genome encodes the following:
- a CDS encoding ABC transporter permease, whose translation MKTSTFFNFLFLLIYKHKSKHIAISLISILIVFLISSVLFISSSIQKEVFSTLDSQSDFVVQRMNQGRVINTPNSWIEDFSSINGIKNIQQRVYGQYYFEPSQKYFTIVGIDLFEESANKNINKLLSILDVSKFLDKDSMIIGNGVRKTLDELYYSDSYSFKLYDRSLKKVAIFKDLPKEANLIANDLIIMDISLAKEILNINEDESSDIILNVPNDLERPNVEVELILQHLDIRVIQKEDIQKAYENLYNYKGGMFLILFIIVMITFVLILYQRYTMISSSDKKEIGILKAVGWSIKDIIKLKISETFIVAFISFIIGIILAYIFVYFLNAPILSNIFLGFQNIQNEVSFTPNISISNIITLFIFFIIPFISAVLIPVWKIAVIDAQESMK comes from the coding sequence ATGAAAACTAGTACTTTTTTTAACTTTTTATTTTTATTAATTTATAAACATAAATCAAAACATATTGCGATTTCTTTAATCTCAATTTTAATTGTATTTTTAATATCATCAGTACTTTTTATCTCTTCATCTATTCAAAAAGAGGTGTTTTCAACACTAGACTCACAAAGTGATTTTGTAGTTCAAAGAATGAATCAAGGAAGAGTTATTAATACTCCAAACTCTTGGATTGAAGATTTCTCTTCTATAAATGGAATTAAAAATATCCAACAAAGAGTTTATGGTCAATACTATTTTGAACCTTCTCAAAAATACTTTACAATTGTTGGTATTGATTTATTTGAAGAGTCTGCTAATAAAAATATTAATAAGCTTCTATCAATACTTGATGTTTCAAAGTTTTTAGATAAAGATTCTATGATTATAGGAAATGGTGTTAGAAAAACTTTAGATGAACTTTATTATTCAGATAGCTATTCTTTTAAACTTTATGACAGATCTTTAAAAAAAGTAGCTATTTTTAAAGACTTGCCAAAAGAGGCGAATTTAATAGCAAATGATTTGATTATTATGGATATTTCACTTGCAAAAGAGATATTAAATATAAATGAAGATGAATCAAGTGATATTATATTAAATGTTCCAAATGATTTAGAAAGACCAAATGTCGAAGTTGAGTTGATTTTACAGCATTTAGATATTAGAGTTATTCAAAAAGAAGATATCCAAAAAGCTTATGAGAACTTATATAATTATAAAGGTGGAATGTTTTTAATACTTTTTATAATCGTAATGATAACCTTTGTATTAATTTTATATCAAAGATATACAATGATAAGTTCATCAGATAAAAAAGAAATAGGTATTTTAAAAGCAGTTGGTTGGAGTATAAAAGATATTATAAAATTAAAAATATCTGAGACTTTTATTGTGGCTTTTATTTCATTTATAATTGGAATTATTTTAGCTTATATTTTTGTTTATTTTTTAAATGCACCAATATTAAGTAATATATTTTTAGGATTCCAAAATATACAAAATGAAGTAAGTTTTACTCCTAATATTTCTATTTCAAATATTATTACACTATTTATATTTTTTATAATTCCTTTTATATCTGCTGTTTTAATTCCTGTTTGGAAAATTGCAGTTATAGATGCACAAGAGAGTATGAAATGA
- a CDS encoding ABC transporter ATP-binding protein: MIQVNKLNKIFNENTKKQFHALKDINLQIQTSSCVILKGVSGSGKSTLLSILGTLSKPSSGDIIVNGDSIAKLPDLHASSFRATNLGFIFQSYNLFNELDVIQNVSIPLVPLGFTQKQINEKVSIALNLANIEHKKNETVSNLSGGEKQRVAIARALVNNPDIILCDEPTANLDKDNSLKFIEAMRKLKTLDKTIIIATHDPIFENLDFVDEVINIKDGEIV, translated from the coding sequence ATGATACAAGTAAATAAACTAAATAAGATATTTAATGAAAATACAAAAAAGCAGTTTCATGCATTAAAAGATATTAATCTTCAAATTCAAACATCTTCTTGTGTTATTTTAAAAGGAGTTAGTGGAAGTGGAAAATCAACTCTACTTTCAATTTTAGGAACACTTTCTAAGCCTTCAAGTGGTGATATTATTGTAAATGGTGATAGCATTGCAAAATTACCTGATTTACATGCATCTTCTTTTAGAGCGACAAATTTAGGGTTTATTTTTCAATCATATAACCTTTTTAATGAACTTGATGTGATACAAAATGTTTCAATACCTTTAGTTCCTTTAGGATTTACACAAAAACAAATCAATGAAAAAGTAAGTATTGCGTTAAATCTTGCAAATATTGAACATAAGAAAAATGAAACAGTTTCAAATCTTTCAGGAGGAGAGAAACAAAGAGTTGCAATTGCAAGAGCTTTAGTAAATAATCCTGATATTATTCTTTGTGATGAGCCAACTGCAAACTTAGACAAAGACAATTCTTTAAAGTTTATAGAAGCAATGAGAAAGCTAAAAACTTTAGATAAAACAATCATTATTGCAACTCATGATCCAATTTTTGAAAATCTTGATTTTGTTGATGAAGTAATAAATATAAAAGATGGAGAAATAGTTTGA
- a CDS encoding nucleotide pyrophosphohydrolase — protein sequence MNIEKIKEKILAFSNDRQWEEFHNPKNLSMALSVEASELLEIFQWLSLEQASNLTDKKHEHAKQEIADIAIYLIRICMKLDINLEDAINEKMLLNEKKYPLIDENGNKIEYGNKD from the coding sequence ATGAATATAGAAAAAATCAAAGAAAAGATATTAGCATTTTCAAATGACAGACAATGGGAAGAGTTTCACAATCCAAAAAATCTATCAATGGCATTAAGTGTTGAAGCATCAGAATTACTTGAGATATTCCAATGGCTAAGTTTAGAGCAAGCCTCAAATTTAACAGATAAAAAACATGAACATGCAAAACAAGAAATAGCAGATATTGCCATTTATTTAATAAGAATTTGTATGAAACTAGATATAAATTTAGAAGATGCAATAAATGAAAAAATGCTTTTAAATGAAAAAAAATATCCACTAATAGATGAGAATGGAAATAAAATTGAATATGGTAATAAGGACTAA
- the tatA gene encoding twin-arginine translocase TatA/TatE family subunit, translating to MGMPGGMEWILIALVVLLLFGGKKIPELAKGLGSGIKNFKKAVKDDEENEVAENKNDEIEKKAEAKVEDKNETKSV from the coding sequence ATGGGAATGCCTGGCGGAATGGAATGGATATTAATAGCTTTAGTAGTACTACTACTATTTGGAGGTAAAAAAATACCTGAATTAGCTAAAGGTCTAGGTTCTGGAATTAAAAACTTCAAAAAAGCTGTAAAAGATGATGAAGAAAATGAAGTTGCTGAAAACAAAAATGATGAAATCGAAAAAAAAGCTGAAGCTAAAGTAGAAGACAAAAACGAAACTAAATCAGTATAA
- a CDS encoding lysophospholipid acyltransferase family protein — translation MARIRGIILLIQFTITVAITVLAMYLFRNHTHKVIKLWMKIQIKLLGIKIQTVGKIDESCDLVLMNHQSLLDIIVMEYIHNRDLAWVAKKEIADLFFFGHIIKAPRMISIDRENKAGIMHLFKEVKDRLEKKRPIAMFPEGTRSDGTKMLKFKAGAKMVGNKFKLKVQPVVMLNTRNIVDSKKLTATPGTVKIIYLDPIQADKSTSWFEDTEIKMNEVFEQEIKSYVS, via the coding sequence TTGGCAAGAATTAGAGGAATAATACTTTTAATACAGTTTACAATAACAGTTGCAATAACAGTTTTAGCAATGTACTTATTTAGAAATCATACACATAAAGTTATAAAACTTTGGATGAAAATTCAGATTAAACTTTTAGGTATAAAAATTCAAACTGTAGGAAAAATTGATGAATCATGTGATTTAGTTCTGATGAACCATCAATCTTTATTAGACATTATTGTAATGGAGTATATTCACAACAGAGATTTAGCTTGGGTTGCAAAAAAAGAAATTGCAGATTTATTCTTTTTTGGACATATTATAAAAGCTCCTCGAATGATATCTATTGATAGAGAAAATAAAGCTGGAATTATGCACTTATTTAAAGAAGTAAAAGACAGACTAGAAAAGAAAAGACCAATTGCAATGTTTCCAGAAGGTACAAGATCAGATGGAACAAAAATGCTTAAGTTTAAAGCAGGTGCAAAAATGGTTGGTAATAAATTTAAATTAAAAGTACAACCAGTTGTTATGTTAAATACTAGAAATATAGTAGATTCAAAGAAATTAACGGCCACACCAGGAACTGTAAAAATTATATATTTAGATCCAATTCAAGCAGACAAATCAACTTCGTGGTTTGAAGATACAGAAATAAAAATGAATGAAGTATTTGAGCAAGAGATAAAAAGTTATGTCTCTTAG
- a CDS encoding S41 family peptidase codes for MKKLLLASSLALLLTQSVFAKEEVSEKTRFESLSKLTKVIGTVEKYYVDDIELEEIVNKSLKGLMQELDAHSSFLDAKSSKEMSIQTKGEFGGLGITVGMRDGALTVISPIDDTPAFEAGIKASDIILKIDDKSTLNMTLDEAVSLMRGKPKTDILLTVVRKGENKPVKITITRDIIKIQSVFSKTFEKEDLLYLRVTSFDRKVVEGLEKAIKDNPKVKGLVLDLRNNPGGLLSQAIGVVDLFVDEGVIVSQKGRKAEDEEKFEASVSNTISRLPMVVLVNGGSASASEIVSGALQDHKRAIVIGEKTFGKGSVQAILPITEDRTETIKLTIAKYYLPSGRTIQAVGVTPDILAYAGKATQDESSEFKIKEADLKKHLESELEKVDEKVKKEEENKKDKKIITSEDVLNDNQLNTSVGILKSLIIINK; via the coding sequence ATGAAGAAATTATTATTAGCTTCATCTCTAGCATTATTATTAACTCAATCAGTTTTTGCAAAAGAAGAAGTATCTGAAAAAACAAGATTCGAATCACTATCAAAATTAACAAAAGTAATTGGTACTGTTGAAAAATATTATGTAGATGATATAGAATTAGAAGAAATTGTAAACAAATCTCTAAAAGGTCTTATGCAAGAGCTTGATGCACATTCAAGTTTTTTAGATGCTAAATCTTCAAAAGAGATGAGTATACAAACAAAAGGTGAATTTGGTGGCTTAGGTATTACTGTTGGTATGAGAGATGGTGCTTTAACTGTTATCTCACCAATTGATGATACTCCAGCTTTTGAAGCAGGTATAAAAGCATCTGATATTATTTTAAAAATTGATGATAAATCAACTTTAAATATGACTTTAGATGAAGCTGTATCACTAATGAGAGGAAAACCTAAAACAGATATCTTACTTACAGTTGTTAGAAAAGGTGAAAACAAACCTGTAAAAATAACTATTACAAGAGATATTATTAAAATTCAATCAGTATTTTCTAAAACTTTTGAAAAAGAAGACTTATTATATTTAAGAGTTACAAGTTTTGATAGAAAAGTTGTTGAAGGTTTAGAAAAAGCAATTAAAGATAATCCAAAAGTAAAAGGACTAGTTCTTGATTTAAGAAATAATCCAGGAGGACTTCTTTCTCAAGCAATTGGTGTGGTTGATCTTTTTGTTGATGAAGGTGTTATTGTTTCTCAAAAAGGTCGAAAAGCTGAAGATGAAGAAAAATTTGAAGCATCTGTATCAAATACTATTTCAAGACTTCCAATGGTTGTCTTAGTAAATGGTGGTTCTGCTTCGGCTTCTGAAATTGTAAGTGGAGCTTTACAAGATCATAAAAGAGCAATTGTAATTGGAGAAAAAACATTTGGTAAAGGTTCTGTTCAAGCAATCTTACCAATTACAGAAGATAGAACAGAGACTATTAAACTTACAATTGCAAAATATTATCTTCCAAGTGGAAGAACAATTCAAGCAGTAGGTGTTACTCCAGATATTCTTGCATATGCTGGAAAAGCAACGCAAGATGAAAGTTCTGAGTTTAAAATAAAAGAAGCAGACTTAAAAAAACACTTAGAAAGTGAATTAGAAAAAGTTGATGAAAAAGTAAAAAAAGAAGAAGAAAATAAAAAAGATAAAAAAATCATTACAAGTGAAGATGTTTTAAATGATAATCAATTAAATACATCTGTTGGAATTTTAAAATCTTTAATAATTATAAATAAATAA
- a CDS encoding DUF3427 domain-containing protein, whose product MNTLITNNQTTNFHNHLEDLLKTCNSFIFNVAFINFSGLQLLLDSLKTLEEKGVKGKVLTSTYLNFTQVEALRKIKEFKNIELKIYDSSLSNIGFHSKAYIFEFDEVYEILLGSSNITASAFKTNIEWNIKTISKKEDLFLNDVLNEFKALWNSSYNASEEFLLEYEKFKKNQEFQKVFKVSDINSSNTLNSNYMQKQALQKLQDLRKKKQIKALALAATGTGKTYLAAFDVKTVRPKRLLFIVHRENILIKAKQSFEKIIDKNFTCGLYTGNKKELDKNYLFATVQTMSLNYEIFNKDDFDYIIIDEAHHVVSNSYMKVINYFKTKFLLGLTATSNRMDGESVYKVFDENIACDITLNDALENSLVTPFHYYGISDINSIDYSNIDISKVDEIARVLNVNKRVDYIVEKMNFYSHSGSKRKVIAFCVSKKHCLYMSEQFNKKGISSTYLLSDNSISKREEAIKNLEDDTNSLEVIFTVDIFNEGIDIPSINTVLMLRPTSSPIIFIQQLGRGLRKYKNKEFLTVLDFIGNHNKAYLIALALAGNKIIDKESIKISVQNNFANMQNVFIKMDEISKQRILEQITNQNFNHIKYLKEQYYKFKEILENKRVFLLDYLHYENMLCPLAFISHSKSYIEFLSLVEDNEHLKQICKDEVFIKAIRFIDYLLPIKRVYEFVILKYLLSNKSIDEKIAFKILGKYLNKINKETIIHSFNFLNQNYFDKAQVSRYLKLVNYENNKLTKTKEFEAMLLNNEYKKIFEDSIDYGIMRYEKEFEAKDYGLPFLKLFAKYNMLNIAQLCNFNKIHSSFRGSGFLKYQDDFFLFINLEKEKFSKSSYYDNAFLSKDTFTYQSKPSTAQDSVDGNKLINNKKLNIKLHIFVRKFAQVDKKTQGFIYLGLANTIKYEGNKPISTTLKLETPLSNKLYEEFTKVVD is encoded by the coding sequence GATTACAGTTGTTGTTAGATAGCTTAAAAACTTTGGAAGAAAAAGGTGTTAAAGGAAAAGTTTTAACTTCTACATATTTAAATTTTACTCAAGTTGAGGCCTTGAGGAAAATAAAAGAGTTTAAAAATATTGAGCTTAAAATATATGATAGTTCTTTAAGTAATATCGGCTTTCATTCAAAAGCTTATATCTTTGAATTTGATGAGGTTTACGAAATATTATTAGGTTCTTCAAATATAACAGCAAGTGCTTTTAAAACGAATATTGAATGGAATATAAAAACAATATCTAAAAAAGAGGATTTGTTTTTAAATGATGTGTTAAATGAGTTTAAAGCTTTATGGAATAGTTCATATAATGCTAGTGAAGAGTTTTTATTAGAGTATGAAAAATTTAAGAAAAATCAAGAGTTTCAAAAAGTATTTAAAGTAAGTGATATAAACAGTTCAAATACTTTAAATAGCAACTATATGCAAAAACAAGCCTTGCAAAAACTTCAAGATTTAAGAAAGAAAAAACAAATAAAAGCCTTAGCCCTTGCAGCAACAGGTACAGGAAAAACTTATCTTGCAGCTTTTGATGTAAAAACAGTAAGACCAAAAAGGTTGCTTTTTATAGTTCATAGAGAAAATATTTTAATAAAAGCAAAACAAAGCTTTGAAAAAATAATAGATAAAAACTTCACTTGTGGTTTATATACAGGAAACAAAAAAGAGCTAGATAAAAACTATTTATTTGCAACTGTTCAAACTATGAGTTTAAATTATGAGATTTTTAATAAAGATGACTTTGATTATATAATTATTGATGAAGCACATCATGTTGTTTCAAACTCTTATATGAAAGTAATAAACTATTTTAAAACAAAATTCCTTCTAGGTTTAACAGCAACTTCAAATAGAATGGATGGAGAGTCTGTTTATAAAGTATTTGATGAAAACATTGCTTGTGATATTACACTTAATGATGCTTTAGAAAATAGCCTTGTAACACCTTTTCATTATTATGGAATTAGTGATATTAATAGTATTGATTATAGTAATATTGATATTTCAAAAGTTGATGAGATAGCTAGAGTTTTAAATGTAAACAAAAGAGTTGATTATATAGTTGAAAAAATGAATTTCTATTCTCATAGTGGTTCAAAAAGAAAAGTTATTGCTTTTTGTGTTTCAAAAAAACACTGCCTTTACATGAGTGAGCAGTTTAATAAAAAAGGTATAAGCTCAACATATTTATTAAGTGATAATAGTATAAGTAAAAGAGAAGAGGCTATTAAAAACTTAGAAGATGATACAAACTCTTTAGAAGTTATATTTACAGTTGATATTTTCAATGAAGGTATTGATATTCCATCTATAAATACTGTTTTAATGCTTCGACCAACTTCTTCACCTATTATTTTTATACAACAACTTGGTCGTGGTTTACGTAAGTATAAAAATAAAGAGTTTTTAACTGTTTTAGATTTCATTGGAAATCATAATAAAGCATATTTAATAGCTTTAGCATTAGCTGGAAATAAAATAATTGATAAAGAAAGTATCAAAATATCTGTTCAAAATAACTTTGCAAATATGCAAAATGTATTTATAAAAATGGATGAAATATCAAAGCAAAGAATATTAGAACAAATTACAAATCAAAACTTTAATCATATAAAGTATTTAAAAGAGCAGTACTATAAGTTTAAAGAGATTTTAGAAAATAAAAGAGTTTTTTTACTTGATTATTTACATTATGAAAACATGCTATGTCCTTTAGCTTTTATAAGCCATAGCAAGTCGTATATAGAATTTTTATCTTTAGTTGAAGATAATGAGCACTTAAAACAAATATGTAAAGATGAGGTATTTATAAAAGCTATAAGATTTATTGATTATTTACTTCCTATAAAAAGAGTTTATGAGTTTGTGATTTTAAAATACTTACTTTCAAACAAAAGCATAGATGAAAAAATAGCTTTTAAAATACTTGGCAAATATCTAAATAAAATAAATAAAGAAACTATAATACATAGTTTTAATTTCTTAAATCAAAACTACTTTGATAAAGCACAAGTTTCAAGGTATCTTAAACTTGTAAATTATGAGAATAACAAACTTACAAAAACAAAAGAGTTTGAGGCAATGTTGTTAAATAATGAATACAAAAAAATATTTGAAGATAGTATTGATTATGGAATTATGCGTTATGAAAAAGAGTTTGAAGCTAAAGATTATGGTTTGCCATTTTTAAAACTTTTTGCAAAATATAATATGCTAAATATTGCACAGCTTTGTAATTTTAATAAAATACATTCTTCTTTTAGAGGAAGTGGATTTTTAAAATATCAAGACGATTTCTTTTTGTTTATAAATTTAGAAAAAGAAAAGTTTTCAAAATCATCATATTATGATAATGCCTTTTTATCAAAAGATACTTTCACCTATCAAAGTAAACCAAGTACTGCTCAAGATAGTGTAGATGGAAATAAACTAATAAACAATAAAAAACTAAATATAAAACTTCATATTTTTGTGCGAAAATTTGCACAAGTTGATAAAAAAACTCAAGGCTTTATATATTTAGGCTTAGCAAATACTATAAAATATGAAGGGAATAAACCAATATCAACTACTTTAAAACTAGAAACTCCTTTGAGTAATAAACTCTATGAAGAATTTACAAAAGTTGTTGATTAA
- a CDS encoding phosphoribosylaminoimidazolesuccinocarboxamide synthase — MNISEIIELGLWPQSKKTTSEKGISELEELGYNLFYIGKNADLYTCPGKDAKVLLVRSDRCSVFDIPLNLEIEGKGVSQTAISNSGAAFAREAGIATAILEEQIDQSLSVAPRCQLMELCKPLEAEIDGEVVQFEFIFRNYLTGSLYEACQNGNDPYGLELSSDLKQWHKFETPIFTPTTKGVKDIPLNTAKVREVFPEIISSLEKLFKDFTQFALDNGIVIVDTKFEAFVNAKGEWILGDEILTPESSRFIASEDFDKGEFISMDKQILRDFGKENNWKEKAKALKAGEKLEVEVPDSIKNTILAGYSRIHTSLSK, encoded by the coding sequence ATGAACATAAGTGAGATTATCGAGCTTGGTCTTTGGCCACAGTCAAAGAAAACAACTTCAGAAAAAGGTATTTCTGAATTAGAAGAATTAGGTTATAACTTATTTTATATAGGTAAAAACGCAGACCTTTATACTTGTCCAGGAAAAGATGCAAAAGTATTATTAGTAAGAAGTGATAGATGTTCAGTTTTTGATATTCCATTAAATCTTGAAATTGAAGGAAAAGGCGTTTCTCAAACTGCTATTTCAAATAGTGGAGCAGCTTTTGCAAGAGAAGCAGGAATTGCAACTGCTATTTTAGAAGAGCAAATTGACCAAAGTTTAAGTGTGGCTCCTAGATGTCAATTAATGGAACTATGTAAGCCTTTAGAAGCTGAAATTGATGGTGAAGTAGTACAGTTTGAATTTATTTTTAGAAACTATTTAACAGGTTCTTTATATGAAGCTTGCCAAAATGGAAATGACCCTTATGGTTTAGAATTATCAAGCGATTTAAAACAATGGCATAAATTTGAAACGCCAATTTTTACACCAACAACTAAAGGTGTTAAAGATATTCCTTTAAACACTGCAAAGGTACGAGAAGTATTCCCTGAAATTATTTCTAGTTTAGAAAAACTATTCAAAGATTTTACACAATTTGCATTAGATAATGGAATTGTTATTGTTGATACAAAATTTGAAGCTTTTGTAAACGCAAAAGGTGAGTGGATTTTAGGTGATGAAATTTTAACTCCTGAAAGCTCAAGATTTATCGCTTCTGAAGATTTTGATAAAGGTGAGTTTATTTCAATGGATAAACAAATCTTAAGAGATTTTGGAAAAGAGAATAATTGGAAAGAAAAAGCAAAGGCTTTAAAAGCTGGTGAAAAACTAGAAGTTGAAGTTCCAGATTCAATTAAAAATACTATTTTAGCTGGATACAGTAGAATTCATACAAGTTTAAGTAAGTAA
- the purQ gene encoding phosphoribosylformylglycinamidine synthase I, with protein sequence MKVSVLQFPGTNCEYDTQYAFEKLGAQVEIVWHKEKKIPEDTDLLVIPGGFSYGDYLRSGAIARFATIMDSVQAYAAKGGKILGICNGFQILLEAGLLPGAMKRNDSLHFISKFHNLKVINNDNTFLSLLKDDQVLNIPVAHHDGNYFIDEAGLKELEQNNQILLKYCDENGTAENINGSVSNIAGICNKEKNVFGLMPHPERAMEELLGGDDGIRMLKGFLQ encoded by the coding sequence ATGAAAGTTTCAGTATTACAATTTCCAGGGACAAATTGTGAGTATGATACACAATATGCTTTTGAAAAATTAGGTGCACAAGTTGAAATTGTTTGGCATAAAGAAAAAAAGATACCTGAAGATACAGATTTACTAGTAATTCCTGGTGGGTTTTCATATGGAGATTATTTAAGATCTGGTGCAATTGCTAGATTTGCTACTATTATGGATTCTGTTCAAGCTTATGCTGCAAAAGGTGGTAAAATTTTAGGAATTTGTAATGGTTTTCAAATTTTACTAGAAGCTGGATTATTACCTGGAGCTATGAAAAGAAATGATTCTTTACATTTTATTTCGAAATTTCATAATTTAAAAGTTATAAACAATGATAATACATTTCTTTCACTTTTAAAAGATGATCAAGTTTTAAATATTCCTGTAGCTCATCATGATGGAAATTACTTTATTGATGAAGCAGGTTTAAAAGAATTAGAACAAAATAATCAAATTTTATTGAAATATTGTGATGAAAATGGAACAGCTGAAAATATTAATGGTTCTGTTTCAAATATTGCAGGTATTTGTAATAAAGAAAAAAATGTATTTGGTTTAATGCCTCATCCAGAGCGAGCAATGGAAGAATTACTTGGTGGAGATGATGGAATTAGAATGCTTAAAGGTTTTTTACAATAA
- the dksA gene encoding RNA polymerase-binding protein DksA: MPNRQQINELKDTLILRKETILNNINGSRANIDQLKDQEIKDDLDYAELVSDSFTEGMIANHQLDELKQIEEAIKKIDDGSYGTCAMCSVTIPIGRLKAKPFAKFCTECRTVYENEQMK, from the coding sequence ATGCCAAATAGACAGCAAATTAATGAATTAAAAGATACATTAATTTTAAGAAAAGAAACTATCTTAAATAATATAAACGGTAGTAGAGCAAATATTGATCAATTAAAGGATCAAGAAATAAAAGATGATTTGGACTATGCTGAATTAGTAAGTGATTCTTTTACAGAAGGAATGATTGCTAATCATCAATTAGATGAGTTAAAACAAATTGAAGAAGCAATTAAAAAAATTGATGATGGTTCTTACGGAACTTGTGCAATGTGTTCTGTAACTATTCCTATTGGAAGATTAAAAGCTAAGCCTTTTGCAAAGTTTTGTACTGAATGTAGAACTGTTTATGAAAATGAGCAAATGAAGTAA
- a CDS encoding fluoride efflux transporter FluC: protein MSLSWQTILAIGAGGFLGAIARAYSVHLSNKYIPLDIPLGILIVNVIGSFIIGILFAYFANIAVSDTLKAFLTTGFLGALTTYSTFAIESYLLFGTSIYLAITNIVLNVFGTIIAAGSGYKIVQFFFK, encoded by the coding sequence ATGTCTCTTAGTTGGCAAACTATCTTAGCAATTGGAGCAGGAGGTTTCCTTGGTGCAATAGCTCGTGCTTATAGTGTTCATTTGTCAAATAAATATATTCCTTTAGATATTCCTCTTGGAATATTAATTGTAAATGTTATTGGTTCTTTTATAATAGGAATACTTTTTGCTTATTTTGCAAATATTGCAGTTTCTGATACTCTAAAAGCCTTTTTAACTACAGGATTTCTTGGAGCTCTTACTACATATTCAACTTTTGCTATTGAATCATACTTACTATTTGGAACATCAATATATTTAGCAATTACAAATATAGTTTTAAATGTTTTTGGAACAATTATTGCTGCTGGTTCTGGTTATAAAATAGTTCAATTCTTCTTTAAATAA
- the purS gene encoding phosphoribosylformylglycinamidine synthase subunit PurS: MKAIVNVALKQGVLDDQGKATHHALDTLGFKETVKDVRIGKQIIIELNSSNEADAKAEVVKMCEKLLANTVIEDYDIEIVG, from the coding sequence ATGAAAGCAATTGTAAACGTAGCATTAAAACAAGGTGTACTTGATGACCAAGGTAAAGCAACTCATCATGCATTAGATACTTTAGGATTTAAAGAAACTGTAAAAGATGTAAGAATTGGTAAGCAAATTATCATTGAACTTAACTCTTCAAATGAAGCAGATGCTAAAGCAGAAGTTGTAAAGATGTGTGAAAAACTTCTTGCAAATACTGTTATTGAAGATTATGACATCGAAATAGTAGGTTAA